A single genomic interval of Adhaeribacter pallidiroseus harbors:
- the gltB gene encoding glutamate synthase large subunit: MSDQEKTGLYDPEFEHDSCGIGFVAHLKGRKSHDIVEEALHMLARMEHRGACGCEKNTGDGAGILLQIPHEFFVDECVKLGIKLPAFGQYGVGLVFFPQDKRLREECRSIINRNIEKLGMQLLGYRQVPTNNSEIGPSALAVEPQMEHVFVKRPDHVTTNDDFERKLFILRNYTTRLVRESVQMPDVNNAFHIACLSYKTIAYKGQFTTSQVRSYFPDLHHKNVCTALAVVHSRFSTNTFPAFRLAQPFRYIAHNGEINTVKGNINWMGAQEAVLSSKYFTREELDMVLPLCDPTQSDSANLDNVVELLVLAGRSLPHVMMMLIPEAWDGNEDMDENKRAFYEYHAALMEPWDGPASISFTDGKIVGATLDRNGLRPSRYLVTDDDKIIMASEAGVLEVDPARIVKKGRLQPGKMFVADLEQGRIISDEELKQDICTRQPYKEWLKNKMKIKDLPEPLGAFHQPGQQALLKRQQAFGYTSEDLQTIIAEMAETGKEPLGSMGTDTPLAILSDQSQHISSYFKQLFAQVTNPPIDPIRERMVMSLVSYVGGGLNLLEESPLHCRQVELHTPVLTNNELEKLRFLDQSYFQTKTIYTYFKADGQADSLERALKRICQYAADAVEDGFSIILLSDRSIDSSHAPIPTLLATSAVHHHLMRKGLRGRVGIVVEAGDAWEVHHFATLISYGASAVNPYLAFETIVQMRSNGLIKADLTQERMFYNYIKAISDGLLKVFSKMGISTLQSYQGAQIFEALGISQEVIDKYFPRTVSRIGGLTLEGIAKEALVKHRLGYPEKFIPNPKLEVGGLYQWKRRGEFHLFNPQTIHLLQHATKANDYQIFKKYSNLINEQSTKAATLRSLVKFKNTGKSIPIEEVEPIENIFKRFATGAMSFGSISHEAHTTLAIAMNRIGGKSNCGEGGEDEIRFERKANGDWERSAIKQVASGRFGVTSYYLANAEELQIKMAQGAKPGEGGQLPGHKVDDWIGRVRHSTPGVGLISPPPHHDIYSIEDLAQLIFDLKNSNPKARINVKLVSEAGVGTVAAGVAKAFSDVVLISGFDGGTGASPISSIKHAGLPWELGVAEAHQTLVRNKLRSRIVLQADGQMKTGRDLAIAALLGAEEWGVATAALITEGCIMMRKCHLNTCPVGVATQNKELRALFTGKPEHVVNLFHFLAQELREIMAELGFRTVNEMVGQVDMLEMRDNITNWKHKSIDLSRVLYKENVGPGVGIYKQEEQEHMLDVVLDVDLIEAAKTALEYADPVTGDFRITNTDRATGTMLSHEISKKYKGVGLPAGTIHFKFIGSAGQSFGAFGAPGIKFELEGEANDYFGKGLSGAHLILYPPKTVRFNANENIIVGNVAFYGATAGEAYIRGQAGERFCVRNSGAKAVVEGVGDHGCEYMTGGVAVILGDTGRNFAAGMSGGIAYVFDPNQQFAGRCNMEMVEFDTMEEEDLQELHRLIHNHHQFTGSDVAAALLGDWENTVKQFIKVMPSDYKVVLQNRKLVHEVEVGNMEVAING, from the coding sequence ATGTCTGATCAAGAAAAAACCGGTTTGTACGATCCCGAGTTCGAGCATGACTCGTGCGGTATCGGATTTGTTGCGCATTTAAAAGGCAGAAAGTCGCATGATATAGTAGAAGAAGCGTTGCACATGTTGGCCCGCATGGAGCACCGCGGCGCCTGTGGTTGCGAAAAAAATACGGGCGATGGCGCCGGGATTCTCCTGCAAATTCCGCACGAATTTTTTGTGGATGAATGCGTAAAGTTAGGTATTAAGCTGCCGGCCTTTGGGCAATACGGGGTAGGTTTAGTGTTTTTCCCGCAAGATAAACGCTTGCGCGAAGAGTGCCGCTCTATTATTAACCGGAACATCGAAAAACTAGGTATGCAGTTGTTAGGCTACCGCCAGGTGCCTACGAATAACAGCGAAATTGGTCCGAGTGCGTTAGCGGTAGAGCCGCAAATGGAGCACGTTTTTGTAAAGCGTCCTGACCATGTTACCACTAACGATGATTTTGAACGCAAATTATTTATTTTGCGCAACTATACCACGCGGCTCGTGCGTGAATCGGTACAGATGCCGGATGTAAATAATGCTTTCCACATTGCGTGTTTATCTTACAAAACCATTGCTTACAAAGGCCAGTTTACTACTTCTCAAGTACGTTCGTATTTCCCGGATTTACACCATAAAAACGTGTGTACGGCTTTGGCGGTAGTGCATTCGCGTTTTTCCACCAATACTTTCCCTGCTTTCCGTTTAGCGCAGCCTTTCCGGTATATCGCCCATAATGGGGAAATTAACACGGTTAAAGGTAATATTAACTGGATGGGCGCCCAGGAAGCGGTACTTTCATCGAAGTACTTTACCCGCGAAGAACTGGATATGGTATTGCCGCTGTGCGATCCAACCCAATCCGACTCGGCTAACCTGGACAACGTAGTAGAACTGCTGGTACTAGCGGGCCGTTCCTTACCCCACGTCATGATGATGTTGATTCCGGAAGCCTGGGATGGCAACGAAGACATGGACGAAAATAAACGGGCCTTCTACGAATATCACGCCGCTTTAATGGAGCCTTGGGATGGTCCGGCTTCTATCTCTTTTACCGATGGTAAGATTGTAGGAGCTACCTTAGACCGGAACGGTTTGCGTCCATCGCGCTACTTAGTTACTGACGACGATAAAATTATAATGGCTTCGGAAGCAGGGGTACTGGAAGTAGATCCAGCGCGAATTGTGAAAAAAGGCCGTTTACAACCGGGTAAAATGTTCGTGGCGGATTTAGAGCAAGGCCGTATCATCTCGGACGAAGAACTGAAACAGGATATTTGTACCCGCCAACCTTATAAAGAATGGCTGAAGAATAAAATGAAGATCAAGGACTTGCCGGAACCGCTGGGTGCTTTTCACCAACCGGGGCAGCAAGCCTTATTAAAACGCCAGCAAGCCTTTGGGTATACTTCCGAAGATTTGCAAACCATTATTGCCGAGATGGCCGAAACGGGCAAGGAACCGCTTGGTTCTATGGGTACCGATACGCCTTTAGCTATTTTATCCGACCAAAGCCAGCATATTTCGAGCTATTTTAAACAACTTTTTGCCCAGGTAACGAACCCCCCCATCGATCCGATTCGGGAGCGCATGGTTATGTCGTTGGTATCGTACGTAGGAGGGGGGTTAAACTTACTCGAAGAAAGCCCTTTGCATTGCCGCCAGGTAGAATTACATACCCCGGTTTTAACCAACAACGAACTCGAAAAATTACGGTTCCTGGATCAATCTTATTTCCAGACCAAAACCATATATACTTATTTTAAAGCCGATGGCCAAGCCGATTCGCTGGAACGTGCTTTAAAAAGAATTTGCCAGTACGCGGCCGATGCCGTAGAAGATGGTTTCTCCATCATTCTGCTTTCGGACCGCAGCATTGATAGCAGTCACGCGCCAATTCCCACTTTATTGGCTACTTCGGCCGTGCACCACCACTTAATGCGGAAAGGTTTACGCGGCCGAGTAGGTATTGTGGTGGAAGCCGGCGATGCTTGGGAAGTTCATCATTTTGCGACCTTAATAAGCTACGGCGCTTCGGCTGTAAACCCTTATTTGGCTTTTGAAACTATTGTGCAAATGCGGTCTAACGGTTTAATAAAAGCCGATTTAACGCAGGAGAGAATGTTCTATAACTACATCAAAGCAATCAGCGATGGGTTATTGAAAGTATTCTCCAAAATGGGTATTTCTACCCTGCAATCATACCAAGGCGCCCAGATTTTCGAAGCTTTGGGCATCAGCCAGGAAGTAATCGATAAATATTTCCCGCGTACCGTATCGCGGATTGGGGGCTTAACTCTGGAAGGTATTGCCAAAGAAGCTTTGGTGAAACACCGCCTAGGTTACCCCGAGAAGTTCATCCCGAATCCGAAGCTGGAGGTTGGCGGTCTTTACCAATGGAAGCGCCGCGGCGAATTCCATTTGTTTAATCCCCAGACGATCCACTTACTGCAGCACGCTACGAAAGCCAACGATTATCAGATTTTTAAAAAATACTCTAATCTGATAAACGAGCAAAGTACAAAAGCCGCTACGCTGCGGAGTTTAGTAAAATTTAAAAATACCGGCAAATCTATTCCGATTGAGGAAGTAGAGCCAATCGAAAATATATTCAAACGATTTGCTACCGGCGCCATGTCCTTCGGCTCTATTTCGCATGAGGCCCATACGACTCTGGCCATTGCCATGAACCGGATTGGTGGTAAAAGCAATTGCGGCGAAGGTGGCGAAGACGAGATCCGGTTTGAGCGTAAAGCTAACGGCGATTGGGAACGTTCGGCTATTAAGCAAGTGGCGTCGGGTCGTTTTGGGGTAACCAGCTATTATTTAGCTAACGCCGAAGAATTACAGATTAAAATGGCGCAGGGCGCCAAACCGGGCGAAGGTGGTCAGTTACCTGGTCATAAAGTAGACGATTGGATTGGCCGGGTGCGGCATTCAACGCCGGGGGTAGGTTTAATTTCGCCACCGCCGCACCACGATATTTATTCCATTGAAGATTTGGCCCAGCTGATTTTCGATTTAAAAAATTCCAATCCCAAAGCCCGTATTAACGTGAAGTTGGTATCGGAAGCGGGGGTAGGCACGGTAGCCGCCGGAGTAGCGAAAGCTTTCTCGGATGTTGTTTTAATTTCGGGTTTTGATGGTGGTACCGGGGCCTCGCCGATTTCTTCGATTAAACACGCGGGTTTGCCTTGGGAATTAGGGGTGGCCGAAGCGCACCAGACCTTAGTCCGTAACAAACTGCGTAGCCGCATTGTGCTGCAAGCCGATGGCCAGATGAAAACCGGCCGGGACTTAGCGATTGCGGCTTTATTAGGCGCCGAAGAATGGGGCGTTGCTACTGCCGCCTTAATTACCGAAGGTTGTATTATGATGCGCAAATGCCATTTAAATACCTGCCCGGTGGGAGTGGCTACGCAGAATAAAGAACTACGCGCCTTATTTACCGGCAAGCCGGAGCACGTGGTAAATTTGTTCCATTTCTTAGCCCAGGAATTACGCGAAATTATGGCGGAATTAGGTTTCCGGACGGTAAACGAAATGGTAGGCCAGGTAGACATGCTGGAAATGCGCGATAATATTACCAATTGGAAACACAAATCCATTGACTTAAGCCGCGTGTTGTACAAAGAAAACGTAGGTCCGGGAGTAGGTATTTACAAGCAGGAAGAGCAGGAACACATGTTAGATGTGGTGCTGGATGTAGACTTGATTGAAGCAGCTAAAACCGCTTTAGAATATGCTGATCCTGTAACCGGTGATTTTAGAATTACCAACACCGACCGCGCTACCGGCACCATGTTGTCGCACGAAATTTCAAAAAAATACAAAGGGGTAGGTTTACCAGCCGGTACCATTCATTTTAAATTTATTGGTTCGGCTGGTCAGAGCTTTGGGGCTTTTGGTGCGCCGGGTATTAAGTTTGAATTAGAAGGGGAGGCGAATGATTACTTCGGTAAAGGTTTATCCGGCGCGCATTTAATTCTATACCCACCTAAAACTGTCCGCTTTAACGCCAACGAAAATATCATTGTGGGCAATGTGGCCTTCTACGGCGCTACCGCGGGCGAAGCGTACATTCGCGGCCAAGCCGGTGAACGATTCTGCGTACGTAATTCCGGTGCGAAAGCAGTAGTGGAGGGCGTAGGCGACCATGGTTGTGAGTACATGACAGGAGGGGTAGCCGTAATTTTAGGAGATACCGGCCGCAACTTTGCCGCGGGTATGAGTGGTGGTATTGCTTACGTGTTCGACCCGAACCAACAATTTGCCGGTCGGTGCAACATGGAAATGGTGGAATTTGATACCATGGAAGAAGAAGATTTGCAGGAACTACACCGTTTAATCCACAACCACCACCAATTTACCGGCAGCGATGTTGCCGCCGCTTTATTGGGCGACTGGGAAAATACTGTTAAACAATTTATTAAAGTTATGCCGAGCGACTACAAAGTAGTACTGCAGAACCGCAAACTGGTACACGAAGTAGAAGTAGGCAATATGGAGGTAGCAATCAATGGGTAA
- a CDS encoding purine-nucleoside phosphorylase, whose translation MQQLQDATDFLIQQTNSFVPAYGIILGTGLGALVNEIDIQYSIPYDEIPHFPVSTVESHSGKLIFGQIADRPVVVMQGRFHYYEGYSMEQVVFPVRVMKMLGVQKLFVSNAAGGLNPEFNTSDLMVITDHINLQPTNPLIGPNKDILGPRFPDMSEVYDAEIIAQAQQIAASTQLTLRTGVYVSVPGPMLETKAEYRYLTLIGADAVGMSTVPEVIAARHMNLRCFAVSVITDMCVPGKIKKVIIADILAAAARAEPNLTLLIKELIKLQGPPLVKEW comes from the coding sequence ATGCAGCAACTGCAAGACGCTACCGATTTCCTGATACAACAAACCAATAGTTTTGTGCCGGCCTACGGAATTATCCTGGGAACCGGTTTAGGCGCTTTGGTGAACGAAATTGATATCCAATATAGCATCCCTTACGACGAGATTCCGCATTTTCCGGTTTCTACCGTGGAGAGTCATTCGGGTAAATTAATCTTCGGTCAGATTGCCGACCGTCCGGTAGTGGTAATGCAGGGGCGCTTTCATTACTACGAAGGGTACAGCATGGAACAAGTAGTATTTCCGGTGCGGGTGATGAAAATGCTGGGCGTGCAAAAGTTATTTGTGTCTAATGCGGCAGGCGGCTTAAATCCGGAATTTAATACCAGCGATTTAATGGTTATTACGGACCACATAAATTTACAACCTACTAACCCGTTAATTGGGCCCAACAAGGATATACTTGGTCCGCGATTTCCGGATATGAGCGAGGTGTACGATGCCGAAATAATTGCTCAGGCTCAGCAGATTGCTGCTTCTACTCAGCTTACCCTTCGCACCGGCGTTTATGTAAGTGTGCCCGGACCAATGCTGGAAACAAAAGCCGAATACCGTTACTTAACCTTAATCGGAGCTGATGCCGTGGGCATGTCTACGGTGCCCGAAGTCATTGCCGCCCGCCACATGAATTTGCGGTGCTTTGCGGTATCGGTAATTACGGACATGTGCGTGCCGGGTAAAATTAAAAAAGTAATAATTGCGGATATTCTGGCCGCTGCCGCTAGAGCCGAACCCAACCTTACCCTATTAATAAAAGAATTAATAAAATTACAAGGGCCGCCTCTGGTAAAAGAATGGTAA
- a CDS encoding glutamate synthase subunit beta, with amino-acid sequence MGKPTGFMEYGRELPKKRDPKLRVNDYNELYEPFGEDKVQTQAARCMDCGVPFCHSGCPLGNIIPDFNDAVYEQNWELAAEILFSTNNFPEFTGRICPAPCEAACVLGINKPPVTIEEIEKSIAEVAFEKGYVRAKEPAVRTGKKVAVIGSGPAGLAAAAQLNKVGHSVTVFERADKVGGLLRYGIPDFKLEKWVVDRRLRVMEDEGVVFKTNANVGDNIKVADVMRSFDAVLLTGGSTVPRDLNIPGRNLKGVYFAMDFLTQQNGRISGKAFAPQEEIWATDKNVVVIGGGDTGSDCVGTSNRHRAKSITQIEVLAKPPQERDASTPWPNWPMQLRTSTSHEEGCDRNWAVTTKEFMGDGNGNLTSVKIAQMDWVTAAPGEKPKFQEVPGSERVIPCELALLAIGFVHPQHNGMIQELGVELDERGNVKSGDNFQTTVPKVFAAGDMRRGQSLVVWAISEGREAARNIDIYLTGTTKLEARDISMLNTAMFA; translated from the coding sequence ATGGGTAAGCCAACCGGATTTATGGAATACGGCAGAGAACTGCCGAAAAAAAGAGACCCCAAATTACGGGTTAACGATTATAACGAACTGTACGAACCATTCGGGGAGGATAAAGTGCAAACCCAGGCCGCTCGTTGTATGGATTGCGGCGTGCCGTTTTGCCACAGTGGTTGTCCGCTCGGCAATATTATCCCGGATTTCAACGATGCCGTGTACGAGCAAAACTGGGAATTAGCCGCTGAAATATTATTTTCGACGAATAACTTTCCGGAGTTTACTGGTCGTATATGCCCGGCTCCTTGCGAGGCGGCTTGCGTACTAGGTATCAACAAGCCACCGGTAACGATTGAAGAAATTGAAAAAAGCATTGCCGAAGTAGCTTTTGAAAAAGGTTATGTGCGTGCTAAAGAGCCCGCCGTACGCACAGGTAAAAAAGTAGCCGTAATTGGTTCCGGCCCGGCTGGCTTAGCCGCAGCAGCGCAGTTAAATAAAGTAGGCCACTCCGTAACTGTTTTCGAACGGGCTGATAAAGTAGGTGGTTTGTTGCGTTACGGTATTCCGGATTTTAAACTCGAGAAATGGGTAGTAGACCGTCGTTTACGCGTAATGGAAGACGAAGGTGTGGTGTTTAAAACCAATGCTAACGTAGGCGATAACATTAAAGTAGCCGATGTAATGCGTTCGTTTGATGCGGTGCTGTTAACAGGAGGATCTACCGTACCCCGGGATTTAAACATACCGGGCCGCAATTTAAAAGGCGTGTATTTCGCTATGGATTTTCTGACCCAGCAAAATGGCCGTATCAGCGGTAAAGCATTTGCCCCGCAAGAAGAGATCTGGGCTACTGATAAAAACGTGGTGGTTATTGGTGGGGGTGATACGGGTTCTGACTGCGTAGGAACTTCAAACCGGCACCGGGCCAAATCCATCACCCAGATTGAAGTATTAGCCAAACCGCCGCAGGAAAGAGATGCTTCTACGCCTTGGCCTAACTGGCCCATGCAGCTGCGCACCTCTACCTCCCACGAAGAAGGTTGTGATCGGAATTGGGCTGTAACTACCAAAGAATTTATGGGAGATGGAAATGGTAACCTGACAAGCGTTAAGATTGCGCAAATGGATTGGGTAACTGCCGCTCCCGGCGAAAAACCAAAGTTTCAGGAAGTGCCCGGCTCAGAACGCGTTATTCCTTGTGAATTGGCCTTACTAGCGATTGGTTTTGTGCATCCCCAGCATAATGGCATGATTCAGGAATTAGGAGTAGAACTAGACGAACGGGGTAACGTAAAATCAGGCGATAACTTTCAAACTACCGTTCCAAAGGTGTTTGCCGCCGGGGATATGCGCCGGGGCCAATCATTAGTGGTTTGGGCCATTTCCGAAGGCCGGGAAGCCGCCCGTAACATTGATATTTACTTAACCGGTACCACCAAGTTAGAAGCCCGCGATATCTCGATGCTGAACACCGCTATGTTTGCTTAA
- the sppA gene encoding signal peptide peptidase SppA translates to MVQFLKYTLATIVGLFLFFFLFFLIIIGIAASSASGDEVTISKNSVLELKLDQPITERQAKDPFEDLGLPLGGFGSGGYGLDEIKASIRKAKSDKNIKGIFLNVEMVDAGMATLEEIRKELIDFKQSKKFVVAYNDICSEKAYYLVSVADKMYVNPQGAFELNGLSAETMFFKNMLEKLNIDVNIFKVGEFKSAVEPLFLDKMSEPNRLQVTSFLNSLNNYYLQNVAKSRNKSVAELKNISDSMLVHSPEDALKFGLITNVGYYDEALDYMKKRSGLDADSKMILVSLKKYRKVAGTAEGDYSKNRIAVIYAAGDIVNGEGDDESIGGTKFASEIRKARKDKAVKAIVLRINSPGGSAMASDVIWREVMLARKEKPVIASMSDYAASGGYYMAMACDTIVAQPNTITGSIGVFGVVPNFQGFLNDKLGITLDRVKTGKFSDLPTVTRQMTDFEKRIVQREVEKIYTDFTSKAAKGRDMPLAQLQKIASGRVWSGIEAKERGLVDVLGGLDEAVKIAAARANLKNDYRLKKLPAQRSFLDDFMGEATKEVKTRSIRAELGELYPYFEQLQKVSRLQGIQARLPFELKVQ, encoded by the coding sequence ATGGTACAGTTTCTAAAATACACCTTAGCCACCATTGTGGGCTTATTTTTATTTTTCTTCTTATTTTTTCTCATCATTATCGGTATTGCGGCTTCTTCTGCTTCCGGCGACGAAGTCACTATTAGCAAAAATTCGGTATTGGAGTTAAAACTCGATCAGCCGATTACCGAACGGCAAGCGAAAGATCCTTTCGAGGATTTAGGATTACCCTTGGGCGGTTTTGGCTCGGGCGGTTACGGCCTCGACGAAATTAAAGCTTCCATCCGCAAAGCGAAAAGCGACAAGAACATCAAAGGCATTTTCCTGAATGTAGAAATGGTTGATGCCGGCATGGCTACCTTGGAAGAAATCCGGAAAGAATTAATTGACTTTAAGCAATCCAAAAAGTTTGTGGTGGCTTATAACGATATCTGCTCCGAAAAAGCTTATTACTTAGTTTCGGTGGCCGATAAAATGTATGTCAATCCGCAGGGAGCTTTTGAGTTAAATGGTTTAAGCGCCGAAACCATGTTTTTTAAAAATATGCTCGAAAAGCTGAATATTGATGTAAACATTTTTAAAGTAGGTGAATTTAAAAGCGCCGTTGAACCCCTGTTCCTCGATAAAATGAGCGAGCCCAACCGGTTACAGGTTACTTCTTTTTTAAATTCTTTAAATAATTATTACCTGCAAAATGTAGCCAAATCCCGGAACAAGTCGGTAGCCGAACTAAAGAATATTTCGGACTCGATGCTGGTGCACAGCCCCGAAGATGCTTTAAAATTTGGCTTAATTACCAACGTAGGCTACTACGACGAAGCCCTGGATTACATGAAAAAGCGGTCGGGTTTAGACGCAGATTCTAAAATGATATTGGTTTCTTTAAAAAAATACCGCAAAGTAGCCGGTACCGCCGAAGGAGATTATTCTAAAAACCGCATTGCCGTAATTTACGCCGCCGGCGATATTGTAAACGGCGAAGGCGACGACGAATCGATTGGTGGAACCAAGTTTGCCAGCGAAATTAGAAAAGCCCGGAAAGACAAAGCCGTAAAAGCCATTGTATTACGTATTAATTCGCCGGGCGGTAGCGCCATGGCTTCGGATGTAATCTGGCGGGAAGTCATGCTGGCCCGGAAAGAAAAACCGGTTATTGCCTCCATGTCGGATTACGCGGCGTCGGGTGGTTATTACATGGCGATGGCTTGCGATACCATTGTGGCCCAACCCAATACCATTACCGGTAGCATTGGGGTTTTTGGTGTTGTTCCTAACTTCCAAGGTTTCTTAAACGACAAATTAGGCATTACCCTGGACCGGGTAAAAACCGGCAAATTCTCGGATCTGCCCACGGTAACCCGCCAAATGACCGATTTTGAAAAACGCATTGTGCAACGCGAAGTAGAAAAAATTTATACCGATTTTACTTCTAAAGCCGCTAAAGGTCGCGATATGCCCTTAGCTCAGCTCCAAAAAATTGCTTCCGGTCGGGTTTGGTCGGGCATCGAAGCCAAAGAACGGGGCCTGGTGGATGTATTAGGTGGCTTGGATGAAGCCGTTAAAATTGCTGCGGCTCGGGCCAATTTAAAAAATGACTACCGCCTGAAAAAGTTACCGGCGCAGCGTTCTTTCCTGGATGATTTTATGGGTGAAGCCACTAAAGAAGTAAAAACCCGCAGCATCCGCGCCGAACTAGGTGAGTTATATCCGTACTTTGAGCAACTGCAAAAAGTATCGCGCCTGCAAGGCATTCAGGCCCGCTTGCCTTTTGAATTGAAAGTGCAATAA
- a CDS encoding alpha/beta hydrolase family protein, which translates to MQPALIILFLFLVPSATFASTNPEVPIGERTFTFHDPSRNRPVITEVWYPTPDTLRQTDKHFSPFTRRYTVRNGKLVAGKKPLILLSHGTGGGRLTLEWFAQALVQNGFIVAAVDHWGNTYDNKIPLEFLKPWERPLDISFALSGLIRDPEFGKIIDPQKIGAAGYSYGGYTVIALAGAILDYKTLVTFYKTTGHKELEIPELPGLANHLDDNALLTAKKHLPSLKDNRIKAYFAIAPALGAGFTTKKQFQAVNQPVYLVVMQSDSMAPVQTNARHYHQLLVGSKY; encoded by the coding sequence ATGCAGCCAGCACTTATAATTTTATTCTTGTTTTTAGTTCCTTCCGCTACTTTTGCTTCTACAAATCCGGAAGTTCCTATTGGAGAACGAACCTTTACTTTCCACGATCCATCCCGAAATCGCCCGGTGATAACCGAAGTTTGGTACCCTACACCGGATACCTTGCGGCAAACCGACAAACACTTTTCCCCTTTTACACGGCGGTATACGGTGCGGAATGGCAAATTAGTTGCCGGTAAAAAGCCATTGATTTTGCTTTCTCATGGCACGGGGGGTGGCCGGCTAACGCTCGAGTGGTTTGCCCAAGCTTTAGTTCAGAATGGCTTTATCGTAGCGGCCGTAGATCATTGGGGCAATACCTACGATAACAAAATACCCTTAGAATTTTTAAAACCGTGGGAGCGGCCCTTAGATATCAGTTTTGCTTTAAGCGGCTTGATCCGGGATCCCGAATTTGGTAAAATAATTGATCCGCAAAAAATCGGAGCTGCTGGTTATTCTTACGGCGGTTACACCGTTATAGCTCTGGCAGGTGCTATTTTGGATTATAAAACGTTAGTTACTTTTTATAAAACCACCGGGCACAAAGAATTAGAAATACCGGAACTTCCCGGGTTAGCCAACCATTTGGATGACAATGCACTTTTAACAGCAAAAAAACACCTTCCCTCCTTAAAGGACAACCGGATAAAAGCTTATTTTGCGATTGCTCCAGCGCTAGGAGCAGGATTTACGACGAAAAAACAATTTCAGGCGGTAAATCAACCGGTATACCTTGTTGTTATGCAAAGTGATAGTATGGCACCCGTTCAAACCAACGCGAGGCATTATCATCAACTCCTCGTTGGTTCTAAATACTAA
- a CDS encoding replication-associated recombination protein A — MINTAKIPLAERMRPHSLEQFAGQQHLVGPNGVLRRYLESGMIPSMILWGPPGVGKTTLANIIASQLKQPFVALSAINSGVKDIREVIDHAKKRPGTVLFIDEIHRFNKSQQDALLGAVEKGIITLIGATTENPSFEVISALLSRAQVYILKSLGKDELIELINKAIQEDEYLQKKNITVEQYEALLTISGGDARKLLNLLDIVVEASPGTDVIITDEKVKEIAQQNIVLYDKSGENHYDIISAFIKSMRGSDPNAALYWLARMIEGGEDPKFIARRMLILASEDIGNANPNALLMANACFQSVNVIGYPESSIILSQTAVFLATSPKSNSTYTAIWAAQEHVRKNGALPVPLHLRNAPTKLMQEIGYGESYKYAHDYAHNFVAQDFLPDEIKGKVFYEPGNNPRENETRKILHNMWGDKYKY; from the coding sequence ATGATAAATACCGCTAAAATACCGTTGGCCGAACGCATGCGTCCGCATTCCCTGGAGCAGTTTGCCGGTCAGCAACACTTAGTAGGACCTAACGGCGTATTACGCCGTTACCTGGAATCCGGCATGATTCCGTCGATGATTTTGTGGGGACCGCCGGGCGTGGGTAAAACCACCCTGGCCAACATTATTGCTTCGCAGTTAAAGCAACCTTTTGTAGCCTTAAGCGCCATAAACTCCGGCGTAAAAGATATCCGGGAAGTAATTGACCACGCCAAAAAGCGCCCCGGTACGGTTTTGTTCATCGACGAAATTCACCGGTTCAATAAATCGCAGCAGGATGCTTTGCTGGGCGCCGTAGAAAAAGGAATTATAACGCTGATTGGGGCTACCACCGAAAATCCGTCTTTCGAGGTTATTTCGGCTTTACTTTCCCGGGCGCAGGTTTATATTTTAAAATCACTGGGTAAAGACGAGTTAATTGAGCTCATAAACAAAGCGATTCAGGAAGACGAATACCTGCAAAAGAAAAATATTACGGTAGAGCAGTACGAGGCCTTACTTACTATTTCGGGTGGCGATGCCCGAAAACTGCTGAACTTGCTCGATATTGTGGTGGAAGCTTCGCCTGGAACAGACGTAATTATTACGGATGAAAAAGTTAAAGAAATCGCGCAGCAAAACATTGTGTTGTACGATAAATCCGGCGAAAACCATTACGATATTATTTCGGCTTTTATAAAATCCATGCGCGGCTCCGACCCGAATGCAGCGCTTTACTGGTTGGCCCGCATGATTGAAGGCGGCGAAGATCCTAAGTTTATTGCCCGGCGCATGCTCATTCTGGCTTCCGAAGATATTGGCAATGCCAACCCCAATGCTTTATTAATGGCCAATGCCTGTTTTCAGTCGGTAAACGTTATTGGTTACCCCGAGAGCAGCATTATTTTGTCGCAAACAGCGGTTTTTCTGGCTACTTCGCCCAAAAGTAATTCGACGTATACGGCTATTTGGGCGGCGCAGGAACACGTCCGGAAAAACGGTGCTTTGCCGGTACCTTTGCATCTGCGCAATGCGCCCACTAAACTCATGCAGGAAATTGGGTACGGCGAAAGTTATAAATACGCCCACGATTACGCCCACAACTTTGTGGCCCAGGACTTTTTACCCGACGAAATAAAAGGCAAGGTTTTCTACGAACCTGGTAATAACCCACGCGAAAACGAAACCCGCAAAATTTTGCATAACATGTGGGGCGATAAATACAAGTATTAA